The genomic DNA gcgcgcgcgtggGCACAGGGGGATTGAGACACTTAGTATTTTTTCCGCTCTCTCCCTGTAACCTGCTGGCTGCAGTGTACTTCCTTTCTCTGTCACAGGAGGACATTTTGTCTGCAAAACCTTCGACCTGTTCACGCCATTCAGCGTGGGTCTTATATATTTGCTGTACTGCTGCTTCGAGCGAGTGAGTCTCTTTAAACCTGTGACGAGCCGTCCTGCGAACTCAGAGAGGTGAGATTCTGGAGGAAGAGTTAAAAGCAGCCCTTTCCCCTAAATAGTGCAATAGCTCTGTTTGTGTAATGGCAGGTCTAGTGTGACCTCCATGACCTGTCTCAGCTAGGAGCCATTTAATGTCTGCCGCATAGGAGGAAATACTTCGCATGTTTAGAAAGTGACAGTGTTTGATAGGTTTAAGAGGCTATTTACCAAATTACCATGGTCTGTTTCTGTCTACTTCCAGTGTGGGAACAATAGAGTTTACTGTAAAATCTGTTCTCTTTTGCAAGATGCACTCTAAGGATCCAGTTAAATGAGAGCATATTATGTACATTACAGTGGTGTATTTTCATCTCTTTGGATCCGGTAATGCGGTACAAACTGTACATGTGGCACCCctaaaatgcagccatctctggagaGGAGGATAGCAGCCAGACAACACACAGCATGCCCCacaacagggataggaagagaaACTTCCCAAGGCCACAGCTCTTCCAAGACATGCCAAGGGAACATTAATGTCAACGCACAAAACCTGTTCTTAAGTAACACCTTTGTGCTTTCACAATGTTTGCCCATTGTTCGTTTGAGTGCCTTCTCCTCTGCAACTTTCATCATCTTAGAACATCCTCCTTTTATCTCTGCTTTTCATCTGACTGCTGTCTCGCTCCAGTATCATCTGGAAACCTGTATCTCTTGTCCTTCTTAATCTCTATTTTGCACCAAGCAGTCTATGAGCTGGGGAAAATATGAAATCCATGCCAGAGTCCTCATTAGAAGCCAGGAGTCTGGAGACCTAGTCCCATGCTCTAACCTATTATAGGGCCATGCTGATTTTGGTGTCCTTCAGATGCAGCGTGCTGTGAAATAAAGTGAGACAGACATTGGAGCCTGTACAGGGAGGCTTTATCTTACACTGCCATACCAGGGCTGTGGTAGAGTTGTGAGCTAGTTACACCTGCAACCGGAACAAGATTAAAACTGATTCTCTATTTTAGCATTAGTCCTGCTGGCTTAGTTCTTTGGCGAGATCTGAGCTTGTGAAGTTTGGAGATTTTTGGTGAAGGATTGAGGTCACCAGCTCTTGCAGAGAGTAGGAAAAGGGGGAGGAAGTAGAATGGCCCTGCAGAGGGCTAGCCTGCACTGCCATGAGCCATCGAAGGGTATCCTGGCACAAAGATGTTCCTGACACTGTGGAAGCCAGAGAGGAGGGTTGCTGAGATGGTGGGAGTGTGAAAGGCAAGTTGGATATGCGGGAGGACTGATTCCAAGTGGAGTCTCTGGTTTGTTTGGCAGGTACGTGGTGTGTAGAGGGCTAAAGTCAGGCATTGACGACGTGCGGGAATATCTCTTCATGGTGAACATCAAACTCAACCAGCTGCGCAACTCTGACCTGGATGTAAATCTTGTCGTCCCCCTAGAAGTGATCAAGGGCGACCATGAGTTCTATGACTACATGGTCCGATCGAATGAAAGGTGAGTGCGGAAGCAACAAGAGGGAAAGCCGGTTCCAGCACAACTGTGACTTACAGCTGTTTGAGGCCATGGGGGGCCTTTTTGACTTAAGCTGCCATATGGCTCAGTTATAAGAGTCCTGCTTTGGGAGAGGCCCTGTGCGGCAGACTGGCCCAGCAAGGTGAGATACACTGCATGCTGGTGAGCGTTCACACCTGAAGAACTGATCTGCAGTGTTGGGAAAGTAAAGGGTGCTCTCCCTAGTGACCCTGCAGTTGTCATGATGGCATTCTGGGTTGTGACAGTCGAGCTCTGCTTTAGAACAGTCCACAGCACTTCCTCATCCTGCTTCGTGCAGCAGGACAATTTGTGTGGTTTATAATTCACTCTCTGACTGAAACCCACTCTCTTTTTCAGCCACAGTAAAGTTCAGATCAAAGCATTAGCCAAAATCCACGCCTTTGTTCAAGACACGTGAGTATCTACCTCAACAGGGAGCAGGGCTTTGGGTGAGGACTGGATTACCCGCTGGGCAGCTGTGTTCAGTGGCCTGCTTGCTTTACCCATTTGTAATGTCTTCCTGATCCTAGCAGGAGCTTGGCTtggccctgaagcaggaggcttAGGAGCGCTTACAGTTACTAGCTAGCTGGTGTCACAGCGTGTGCTGGTCTCTGCAATATGGGGATAGCTAAAGGAGATTGGTTGGCTTGGAATGATTTATACCTGCTACTAGGACCCGCTATGAAAGGGACTTGCAAAAGGGCTACGTACCTTCCTGTTCCCATAAACGGGTCTATTTCCAAGAGGGGACATAGAGGAGTGGCACATATTGTGAAACACATTGTGGCATATAGCGGTTTGCTACACAGAGGTAGTTGCACTTATTGCTCAAACACCATCTGGAGACAGCATGGTATAATGCACAGAACAGGGGCCTCTGGGGAATGAACCCTGGTTCTGACACTAACTTTTGGATAGTCTTCAACAGGTCACTCCACCTCTCCGTGCTGCTATTGCTCTATGTGTAACTTAGGGCAGTTGTGGGGAAGAATAAgtttgtgtttgtgcagcactgtGAAAAGCTAAGGTCCTAACGGTGCTTTAGTGTGTTTTATAAAAACACTGAAGTCCTGGTGCTAGAAGCCCCCCTGCAGCCTCCAATGATCAGCTCTTTGCTGGGAGGCAGGCAGAAGCTGCTGATCTTTGGTTCAGGTTATGAAGTGAGTGGATGATTGGGGAAAGGGCTTCCCTTGAATGCAGCAGCCCTCTGGCATTAAGGACTGACTCTGTGTTTCACTCCCAAAGCAGCTACTTGGAGGAGGCTGACAGGGCTGGGTATGTTAGGGCTGCAAGACCAAAGAGGCTTTCACCATGTTAACAACCTGCTGGCTTTTCCTCTAGGACTCTGAGTGAGCCGCGGCAGGCTGACATCCGGAAGGAATGCCTCCGGCTGTGGGGGGTGAGTAATGCTACTGACAAGACAGTCGTGGATGCCATTCCTGCTGTGGCAcagtggggagtgggaggggctcTGACATGCCAGCCAATAGCATTAACACGTTCCTGTAGGGCAGGACTATGTTAGTATCTGAGATCACTGTGCACATTTGGGGCTGTGCAGGTCAGGAAACATCAGCTAAACAGATGCTCAGTGTGTATTGCTTGTGGAGCAGGCCATTGGTTTCACAAAAGGGCAGGGTTATACTGCAACTGAGAATATTACATAATATACCGAATAAGCTATGTGGCCAGTAGGTCGCACGCAGAAAAACCACTCCAAAAACATATTAGTTATCAGAATGCAACCTGTCTTCCCTGTGAGCCGAGGGTTTTGGGGAtcttgtggcagggagttccacagactaatcACGAGTGTTGGGTGAAACAGCATCGTTTCATCTGGAGCTGCTGTTCtcattattgtttgtttatttgtatagCACACACACAATCTGCCAGGCACTTTCCAAAAACATACAGAAATAATATAGGTCTTGAAAAGCTTACAACCTAAATTCTTTATTGAAATCGCCTGCCATGTCCTATAAAAGATGCTGTGTCAAGCCACGTGTGTTTTGCATACCTCCCCTCTGTGCGAGGGGAGCCCGGCATCAGCAATATGAAGGGAAAAAACCTTGGCGTCAGGGGTTAGAGTGTCCTCGGTGGCAGAGGAACCTTGGCTTTGGGAACACGACTGTGCAAAAAGGAGTACAACTTGTAACTGATCCTTTGTCTTGTTCCAGATTCCAGATCAGGCCCGAGTTGCTCCGTCCTCCTCTGATCCCAGGTCCAAGTTCTTTGAGCTCATCCAGGTGAGGCATTTAACTGCAGTTTGTTCTGAAGATGTGAGTTAAATGCTTATTGTTACTCACAGGCGTCTGAGATGGAAAAGAGCAGCACTGGGCTGTTTGGTTCAGTATATTGTTCAGGGTTTGcactcagatgctgtggtgattAGTGCCTATTTAGAAAACTAGGCAGCCTCGTTTAAATGACTTAAACAATGAGGTTTCCATTACTTCCTTTTAGAGACAGTTCCACAGACTTGATAGATGTCTAATGATCAGTGTCCCCTCTGAGGTCGTTAGCTCTGATACTATATGGGCGTCTGGGAATAAAGAGGTCTTTGGCAGAAGAGGTCTTGCCCCTGAGTGAAGGAGTGCCGGAAGATGGCATATTTTTTGAAGCCTATCGTAGGATTGAATTCCCATAAAGGCTTCCTGTTTCCTGGTCCATTCCCATCCTGCCCAGCTGTGCTGTGATCTTGCTGTTGGTGGAATGCTGTACTATGATACTCATTTATAGAAAAGGGTATGTGTGGTGAAGAGTGGAACCTCATAAGAGAGCCTGCTCCATCCATCGGTCCTTGGCAGAGAGCTATGAATATTCTTGAGTGTCCCCTGCAGCACTTCCCCATATCCTGTCCCCTCCTTTGGATACACTTCTTCTCTTAAGCCtgtgctgcttttgggctcggaagGGGCAGGTTCTTTCTCTTTCCAGTGCTGCAGGGGAGCTGTGGAAGCACTCAGTGTGACTGGGAGGTCAGCTTAGTTGCTTGCATCCAACAAACTGTGATAGTGAAATGAATCCCCTTCTATCTAAAAGACAGCTTTGGCCTGGGCTAACAATTCTGTAGAAGGTAGGTAAATAGCTCTGTGTCCAGGCCTGTTCTTTTCCCTTCACACTTTTACCTTGATGCCTCCTAAAGTAGCTCAGCAGGGAAATTGCAATAGCCCTTCAGTACAAGTGAGCGGTTTTGTGGGCTTCTAGACCTTTGTCTATGCAGAGGATGCTGGTTTTTCCTCTAGAACTCTGATTAGTGTGATTGAAACCAGGCTGAGCTCCACTGGTGGAAACAGCAGCTTTGCCTTTCTATGCTcggatttgcaccagtgtagctaACAGCTGTGGCTGAAATCAGGACACATCCTGATGCACATGAAGCTTTTGTGTTTGCTGTAGCACCCAGCGTTGTATCTGGATTGTGTAAGTCACCTTTCTCCTTCTGCTGTTGTGCTTCAGGGAACAGACATCGATATCTTTAGTTTTAAACCAACACCACTGAACTCAAAAACCCTGGAGAAGATCCGCCACGTCTTAGATTACAGATGTATGGTGTCTGGAAGTGAACAGAAGTTCCTGCTAGGGTTAGGGGTAAGTGCTGACATCTAACCTGACAGCAGGAAGTTCCATGGCtaattgtggtgttttttttacaaACTCTTTTAAAGATATTGCATAGCAATTTCATCCCAACGTGCTTGCTCTTGTACTATGGGGGATAGGAGTGACTGATGGACCTTTCTTAAGACCATTGGTTATTTTGtattcctttctccttcctctgtctACTCCCCACACTAAATAATCTTGGTCTTGAAAATCTCTCCTCACAAAGAATGCTGCATTCCCTCCATCTAATAATTCGTTTCACTGCCCATCTCCGAACAGTATCTTTTGGGGGGTGGCAAGGGACCCTGCCTAATGAGCTGTGTTAGGATCTGTGTGTTGGTGTCTCTGCAGCTGAGCTGTAGGCTTCTTCCTTGACATGTCTCATAAAGAAATGTTCTCTGCTGTCAGCAGGAAGGAATATACTCTCAGGGCTACTTTTCAGCGAAGGCGGAAAGAACATGTCCCATTCCTGTCTGGGTGTAACTTTGCCTTGTTCCTCTTTGTTTGCACACAGAAGTCCCAGATCTACACGTGGGATGGTCGCCAGTCAGATCGTTGGATGAAACTGGACTTGAAAACTGAGCTGCCACGGGCTACCCTTCTCTCTGTGGAGATTGTTCATGAGCTGAAAGGAGAGGTCAGAGGTTGTTCCTTCCCCATAAGGGGGCGGTACACAGTCTGCCTGCAGTTTGTGATGGCTAGTATTACATGATAGATGGCCCAGCTGTGCAGCTTCAGAGAGGATTCCCAGGGAAGCTATGTTGGGATAAACTCTCCTCTCCTGTTCAGAGCCAGAGATATATGGATGACTGTTTGCTTCCCTTCAGTGTTGTTCTGCACCACCTCCATGGTTGACTTACTGTCTGATTGAACACGCCTCAGTGGCTTTTGGTTTGCACACATACATGCATGTGTTGTGCAGTGCTGCCCTGCTCTACTTGCCTGCCCCATTTTGCTCCACAGGCGGCTGCCTTTCAAGGACGCTGAATATACCGTGTGTCTGAAGTGGGTTTGGATCAGAACTTACAAAAGCACCAACTGGTGGTGGTGTTTGCAGAAGCATTTACCCTCCTGCACTGTCTCTGGTCCAACACTGATCTTCTATCATTTGCTGAACTGTTTTGATTGGCAGCTGGCAttggtttatttttgttacagGCAGGTGAAAAAGGTCTGTAATTGAGCATGTCAGTCGTGATAAACAACATATGGGGAATCTTTAATGCACAGGCTTATTGAAATATTGTTCAGTTTTGATTCTGTGACTGTCCTGGTGGGGGGAATGCTGAACTTGTTCTGATAATCAAGAGAATTTTCAGTGTAACCAATAGAGGTCATGAAATGTGACCCTTTGCTAACTAGGCTGGTCAAGGTTGAACTGTGTATAGAAGATCATGTTGTTACTGCAGAGATCTGCTGTGAACGAAGCTGAGTAGCTTCCTTTGGCTAGTTTGTATGAGGCTGAGTAGTCACTGACCCTAAAACAGGCCTGTGTGTCCACATATATTCAGCCACTTGATGATGATTGCAGTTCTTAAAAACAGACAGGAGGGGCCAGTCTGGAAGCTTAACCATGCTACGTGGCATTGCTGCACGGGAGCTCAGGGCCAAAGCTCAGGTCTTTGCTCCTTGAGATGGTGCACAAGCTCAACCTTGTGAGGGGACCACTTTGTAAGACATCCAGCTGACTCAGAGAAGTGGTAATGTGCTTCATAGAGTTCTGCCCAGCCCTCCTCTGAGGGACTGGTGCATCGGACATGTACAAGTATCTTAGGATGGAAGATTAAAACAGCGGAAAGGTGGGAGGCTCCAGAGAATTCCTGGGGGGAGAACCTGCAGCAGAAACAAGTTACCAGTGGCGGGAGGTGGGATTTCCTCCTCTGAAGTtagcgtggtggtggtgggaggcaCGCATGCAGACACTGCATAAAACTTACAGAACACCCACAGACAGCCTGTAATGTAACTCCCTGTGTTTCTCTCATTAGGGGAAAGCCCAGCGAAAAATCAAGGCTATCCATATCCTGGATGTCTTGGTGCTGAATGGCAGTGACGTCCGAGAGCAGCACTTTAACCAGCGGTAGGTAGTGCTTTGGGAGCGCCTCTCGTGCATGTGGATGAGGGCTGTCAGGGAGCTCCGTGGCTCAATGGCTGTGCAATTGATCCTTGGCCACGAGGAACCGAGAGCACTTAGCTGATGGGCTTACATAAAGATGAGCCATGGAAGAACCATCTCTGAAGTGGGTgcatcctctcttccccccactccctgtgtgCAGCAGAGAAGGCCTGGTTCCCTTCTGAGACTGGAGTGAGCTGGTCTCAAAACGGGTAGACCGAGCGCCGCTGGCAGCCTGAATGGTAAGGGTTGTGACTTGCCACCGATGGGGAAGAGCCCTACAGTTCCTTCCTTAGCGGAGCACATCTGCCAGTCCCGCTCTCCTGTTCATACATGAATGGGCTCATCAGCACATGGACTCATTACTGAATTTGTTACTAGATTAGGTTTGCCTAGCACAGCCTATGGAGAACCATCCCTAATGCATAATTGCTAGTTGCAGGACACCAAGCTGTGAGTGCTGGGTGACCAGACAGTTTCTGAGTATGTTTGGGTGTCAGTGGTGTCAGCTTGGGCTGTGTGGGTAGAGGTCCCGTTGGCACTCCCTCTTGTCCCAAGGAAGCAGCACCTACCCAACACACCAGAGCCATAGCTAAAGCACAGAACTCTTTCCCGTTTGTTCTAGGATTCAGCTAGCGGAGAAGTTTGTCAAAGCCGTTTCTAAACCTAGCCGGCCGGATATGAACCCCATCCGGTGAGTTACACTCCTTCTGCATCCCCCTTCATCTTGGGACTGCTGGGGCTTTGGGATCAATTTGCTGGAGGAGGAAGGCATGAAACCTAGCCTGACTTGCTCCCAGGCCTACACAATGTATAGCCAGAGCTTGTAGTCGCATAATGTTTGCTAGAAGGCAGCAAGTGGCCCTTTACATCTCAGAGATGATGTTGATGGCTGGATGTTTTAGGTACGCTAAGGTTAACCTTTTGGAGATCAGACATTCATGTGTTCTCCATCCCATGAGTAGCTGGTGCTAATCTCACATGCATACTTGTAGTTGAACTAAACCCCAGTTAGCTCAACCAGTGCAAACCACACCATGCCCGTCTACACAGACGGGTCAGTGTAGGTGCAGCTACGCTGCTGACCGCCGATGGCTGAATCAGGGCTGTTCCCTAGCATAGACAAAGACTACAGGTCTGATCACTAAAAGCCTGAGATAAGGCCTTATGTACAGGGCTAAGCACATATTCTGCTAGGAAACACTCCTGAGAAAGGTATTGATAAAGCGCTCCAGCTGTTGGCTGCTTGCTGACCTTTCACCTTTACTTGTTAGTTTTATTTTGGTACTGTGCAGAGGCCCCAAAAGaagcagggccccattgtgctggtgttggacaaacacctaggaagacagtccctgaccccaAAGACTGTACAGTTTAGCTTGGAACAAGAAGCTGTTGGAGGGAAGAGGGGCCAGAGGTGGAGGGGAACAGTGATTCAGCTCCCCAGCGTAGCCATATGCGCAGCTGGCTGGCTCACAttgtttaaaaaagggaaggcaGGCGTTAGGGGGTCTGAAAACGGCTGCCTTACTCCTGTTGTTTCCCCTTTAAGCCTCTGCCTATTTCCTGGGTCAGTTCTGTTCTCCTGTTTGGTGGGGGGAGATATGAAGATGGAAGGGCGGAGTAATATGTGGAGAAGAGTTGGGGCGGGCAACGAGAGCAGGAGGTTTGGAGATGGAGAACAAGTGGATCTTACTGAATGTCAACACAGATCCAGTAACTGCAGCTGGGGGAGTCCAAGGTGGTGTTGGGGAAAAGTACAGGCTGTAATGTCAGAAGTGCCCACAGGCTCCAATGGGCTCCCCCACTGCTGTGTCTGAAGGGCTTTAAAACTGCCCCAGTAAGCCtgatgcttatgggaagggggcaCGGTGGGGGTGGGGACGGGGGAACTGCCCTTCTGTAAAAAGATTTCTCTATGTGCCTTTAGCAAAAGATCTCTTAGCTCCCCAAGCTGTGTGGAACGATGGTTGTGTGAAACAATGTGGGCTGGCTATTGAGCAGCAGAAGTGACCCTGCCTACAGGGACAGAGCCATGAATGTGCAGGTGTTCAATTCCTGAGCTGGGACgcacaggcactgactccgtgggggctccagggctagagcacccacagggaaaaatttggtgggtgctctgcacccactggcagccaagcacCCCACCTCACCTTGCCTCCACCCCTGAGCGTGCCGCATCCCCGCTTCTCCTCCCAGTGCTCACGGCGTAACAacctgtgggagggaggggggagaagcaggaatgcggtgcgctcaggggaggaggtggggtggggatttggggaaggagtccaatagggtgggggggtggagttggggcagggactttggggaaggggttggaataagggtggggtgggagtgggtgaggtaggggtggagtcggggggtcgagcacccaccggcaccagGAGAAGTTGGTGCCTGTGCTGGGATGAACAATGTGCCAGTGGCTAAGACTCAGGAGCAGGGTGAACCTTAGCCACGTTCACTGCCTCGCCCTGAGATCATAGCCGCTAGCTCTGCAATTCCAACCCATCCGTGTGTGCGTCTCTCTCCCCCCAGGGTGAAGGAAGTGTACAGACTGGAGGAGATGGAAAAGATTTTTGTAAGGTAAGTGACTAGAAACATTGAGACACTTCATAGCAAGTCAGTGTTCGCAACTGCTACGCAGAGACAAAAGGGATCTATTGATACTTGCAAGACAAGCACCTGGGAGTGAACCCTTGTAGCAAAAGCCCACAGTCACCCATTGGGATATTCTTTGTGCGTGGGTGGGTCAGTCAGTCACCTGTTAATTCTGCATTGCAGAGGCTAGTCTGTTCCAGAGCAGAATGCAGGGCTTCGCTGTGCTAGAGGGAAGCAGCTTGCTTAGCCTTGTAGCCAGGTCTGCAGCCCCTGCGCTGATAGCTGTTCCCAGGCCCAAAGAGGTCCATTTCCTTCCTGCCCTGTCGCGCACTAGGGGAATGCTGCACTTGTGGTTGCCAGCAGACAAATTTGCAGTTTGATTGTACCTGTAATGGAAACCCTGGTTGGTTAAATACTGTAAATCACTGACATGGCCCTTGTTCCAGCACTGACTCCCTGGCTGATGGTCTGTGTGCACACAGAGTTCTGGCTTCTTTTCCCTAGCCCTGGCGGGGAGACACATGGAGAACTGACCAGTGGCCtgttggtttgttttgctgtgtgcAGTGCTATCCAGTTCCACTGCAGCTGTCTCTGAAGTGTGTGTGTCTCCTTGGATAAACGTTATCCCTCCCTTCTCTCGGCACTCAGGTTAGAGATGAAGATCATCAAGAGCTCAGGTGGAATACCACGTCTGTCCTACACGGGCCGGGACGACCGGCACTTTGTGCCAACTGGACTGTACATTGTCAGGACTGTGAATGGTAGGGAGAGCTCTGCAAGCCTTTTTCCTCACCATTTTCAGGAGCAGgaaggaattttgtttttaaaaaatacagggcGAAGCTCtgccctggtgtaactccatggaagtcggtgctgaatttggcccaggtcCTGTTTTGGTTGGACTGGGCAGCGTTGGGAGGAAGATGGGTTAGCTGCTCCCATTGTGGTTTGATTAGCTCTGGGATTTCAGTTCAGTCACATGTATATTGGCTGGTTTTTGAGATCACAGATTTCATAACTGGAAAGATCACTCTCCAAACTAGCTCAAGCTGGGCTGGGAGTGCAATGTGTGCCTCGTTGAATTGACAGCAGCATGGGAACACAGGGCTTTTTGGGGGTTGGAAGGAGAAAACAGTGGGATGTTAAGCTGGCCTCTCAAATGACCTCCACAATCTGACATGCTTCCATTCTGGTCCCGCCCTCTGTTTGTTCCCTATGGCTTTGCCCCTAGATCCTTGGACAATGGCATTCAGCAAAAACTCCAAGAGGAAATTTTTCTTTAACAAGACGACCCAGGAGTCAACATACGACCTTCCTCAAGAATCCATCGCACCATTTCAGTGAGTACCGTCCCAGCTGTCAGTTGGCCAGGAGGGCTGAGGAGTGGCAGCATACCACAGTAGGTCCCCGTGCCTCCGCAGTGTGCCTTATCCTTTCCAGCGGGCCAGTGCTCTGCACTTGGGTGACGGTGGTAGCCCCTGCCCTGGCAACGCCACACTGTGTAATGGTGCTTACTGGCAGAGCTTCTTGAAGACCCGCTCCTGGAGCCCTGTAAAGAGGTTctgactagggctgtcaagtgattaaaaaaattaatcacgggATTAGTCACGCTGTTAagcaataatggaataccatttatttttaaatatttgtggatgttttctacattttc from Chelonoidis abingdonii isolate Lonesome George chromosome 3, CheloAbing_2.0, whole genome shotgun sequence includes the following:
- the CMTR1 gene encoding cap-specific mRNA (nucleoside-2'-O-)-methyltransferase 1 isoform X2; protein product: MYNSVSQKLMAKMGFREGEGLGKYKQGRKDIVEASNQKGRRGLGLTLKGFDGDLNIDWRDEPEPSAYEQVDWFPECTTEIPDAQEMKEWMTVGKRKLVIEDETEFCREEFLHSVLQCKSVFDELDGEEMRRARTRSNPYEMIRGVFFLNRAAMKMANIDYVFDHMFTNPKDSQGKPLIKERDAELLYFADVCAGPGGFSEYVLWRKKWHAKGFGMTLKGPNDFKLEDFYSASSELFEPYYGEGGIDGDGDITRPENITAFRNFVLDNTDRKGVHFLMADGGFSVEGQENLQEILSKQLLLCQFLTGLSIIRTGGHFVCKTFDLFTPFSVGLIYLLYCCFERVSLFKPVTSRPANSERYVVCRGLKSGIDDVREYLFMVNIKLNQLRNSDLDVNLVVPLEVIKGDHEFYDYMVRSNESHSKVQIKALAKIHAFVQDTTLSEPRQADIRKECLRLWGIPDQARVAPSSSDPRSKFFELIQGTDIDIFSFKPTPLNSKTLEKIRHVLDYRCMVSGSEQKFLLGLGKSQIYTWDGRQSDRWMKLDLKTELPRATLLSVEIVHELKGEGKAQRKIKAIHILDVLVLNGSDVREQHFNQRIQLAEKFVKAVSKPSRPDMNPIRVKEVYRLEEMEKIFVRLEMKIIKSSGGIPRLSYTGRDDRHFVPTGLYIVRTVNDPWTMAFSKNSKRKFFFNKTTQESTYDLPQESIAPFHICYFSRLFWEWGEGVKVHDSQKRQDAEKLSKEEVLSFIQAHYP